In the genome of Pseudomonas sp. P5_109, one region contains:
- the rsfS gene encoding ribosome silencing factor has translation MTSNNETKVKRKGTFKSAPLPEKVLAAEPPKGDELVKIAVAALEDVKAQDVLVIDVRDKQSITDYMIIATGTSNRQIGAMLDKVREAVKALGIKPLGEEGKGDSDWVLLDMDDVIVHMMTSNARQFYDLERLWKGAEQSRAADGKHHSPEVGHEHFNKLNKDQE, from the coding sequence ATGACGAGCAACAACGAAACCAAAGTAAAACGCAAAGGCACGTTCAAGAGCGCTCCGCTGCCTGAGAAAGTCCTCGCTGCCGAGCCGCCTAAAGGCGACGAGCTGGTCAAGATCGCCGTAGCCGCCCTGGAAGACGTCAAGGCCCAGGACGTGCTGGTGATCGATGTTCGCGACAAGCAGAGCATCACTGACTACATGATCATCGCCACCGGTACCTCCAACCGCCAGATCGGCGCGATGCTGGACAAGGTCCGCGAAGCGGTCAAAGCCCTGGGCATCAAGCCACTGGGTGAAGAAGGCAAGGGCGATAGCGACTGGGTGCTGCTGGACATGGACGACGTGATCGTCCACATGATGACCTCCAACGCCCGTCAGTTCTACGACCTGGAGCGCCTGTGGAAAGGTGCCGAGCAGAGCCGTGCGGCCGATGGCAAGCACCACAGCCCTGAAGTTGGTCACGAGCACTTCAACAAGCTCAACAAAGACCAGGAATAA
- a CDS encoding MaoC family dehydratase: MPYVPVAELKDYVGKELGRSEWLTIDQDRINLFAEATGDFQFIHVDPVKAAQTPFGSTIAHGFLSLSLIPKLMEDILVMPEGLKMVVNYGLDSVRFIQPVKVNSRVRLKVDLTEVIEKKPGQWLLKATTTLEIEGSDKPAYIAEPLSLCFV; encoded by the coding sequence ATGCCCTATGTTCCAGTTGCAGAGCTCAAAGATTATGTCGGCAAGGAACTTGGACGTTCCGAATGGCTCACCATCGATCAGGACCGCATCAACCTGTTCGCCGAAGCCACAGGGGATTTTCAGTTCATCCACGTCGATCCGGTCAAGGCCGCGCAAACGCCATTTGGCAGTACCATCGCTCACGGTTTTCTTTCGTTATCGCTGATTCCGAAACTGATGGAAGACATCCTCGTCATGCCTGAAGGCTTGAAGATGGTGGTCAACTACGGCCTCGACAGCGTGCGCTTCATCCAGCCGGTCAAGGTCAATTCGCGGGTGCGACTGAAGGTCGACCTGACCGAAGTCATCGAGAAGAAACCCGGCCAATGGCTGCTCAAGGCCACCACCACCCTGGAAATCGAAGGTTCGGACAAACCGGCGTACATCGCCGAACCCCTGTCCCTGTGCTTCGTGTAA
- the nadD gene encoding nicotinate-nucleotide adenylyltransferase, whose amino-acid sequence MGDFNPSAPVTVSEPAPRRIGVLGGTFDPVHIGHLRGALEVAETLALDELRLTPSARPPHRDKPQVSAKDRLAMVECAVAGVAPLVVDARELQRDKPSYTIDTLELMRAELAVSDQVFLLLGWDAFCGLPTWHRWEELLQHCHILVLQRPDADSEPPDALRNLLAARSVSDPLALKGPSGQIAFVWQTPLAVSATQIRQLLASGKSVRFLVPDAVLAYIDAHGLYRASN is encoded by the coding sequence TTGGGCGACTTCAACCCGTCAGCCCCGGTCACCGTCAGCGAGCCAGCCCCTCGCCGGATTGGCGTGCTGGGCGGAACGTTCGACCCGGTGCACATCGGCCATTTGCGCGGTGCGCTGGAGGTCGCTGAAACATTGGCGCTCGATGAGCTGCGACTGACACCCAGTGCCAGGCCGCCTCATCGGGACAAGCCGCAGGTGTCGGCAAAAGACCGTCTGGCGATGGTCGAGTGCGCGGTGGCCGGTGTGGCGCCGTTGGTGGTGGACGCCCGCGAATTGCAGCGGGACAAACCGTCCTACACCATTGATACCCTGGAACTGATGCGCGCCGAACTGGCCGTATCCGACCAGGTTTTTCTGCTTTTGGGCTGGGACGCTTTTTGCGGCCTGCCCACTTGGCACCGCTGGGAAGAGTTGCTCCAGCATTGCCATATCCTGGTGTTGCAACGCCCGGATGCCGACAGCGAACCGCCGGATGCCTTGCGCAACCTGCTGGCAGCGCGCTCGGTGAGCGACCCGCTGGCCCTCAAAGGGCCGAGCGGACAGATTGCATTCGTCTGGCAGACACCGCTCGCGGTATCCGCCACCCAGATCCGTCAACTGCTGGCCAGCGGTAAGTCGGTACGTTTCCTGGTGCCCGACGCGGTCCTGGCCTACATCGATGCGCACGGTCTCTACCGTGCGTCGAACTGA
- a CDS encoding glutamate-5-semialdehyde dehydrogenase: MTESVLDYMTRLGRAAREASRVIGRASTAQKNRALQAAANALDAARAELTAANELDLAAGRANGLEPALLERLALTPARIDGMIVGLRQVAALPDPVGAIRDMSFRPSGIQVGKMRVPLGVIGIIYESRPNVTIDAASLCLKSGNATILRGGSEAIHSNRAIAACIQRGLAEADLPAAVVQVVETTDRAAVGALITMPEYVDVIVPRGGRGLIERVSRDARVPVIKHLDGICHVYVSEHAELAKAQRIAFNAKTYRYGICGAMETLLVDHTVAKDFLPAMAAQFREKGVELRGCERTRAIIDAVVATEEDWSTEYLAPILSIRVVDGLEQAIEHINHYGSHHTDSIVSEHQGDTRRFVAEVDSSSVMINTPTCFADGFEYGLGAEIGISTDKLHARGPVGLEGLTCEKYIVVGDGQLRGQEPA; encoded by the coding sequence ATGACTGAGTCCGTTCTTGACTACATGACCCGCCTGGGTCGCGCTGCCCGCGAAGCTTCCCGCGTCATCGGCCGTGCCAGCACCGCGCAGAAAAACCGCGCCCTGCAGGCCGCCGCCAATGCGCTTGACGCTGCCCGCGCCGAGCTGACGGCGGCCAATGAGCTGGACTTGGCCGCAGGTCGCGCCAATGGTCTTGAGCCTGCCCTGCTTGAGCGCCTGGCACTGACTCCGGCGCGTATCGACGGCATGATCGTCGGTCTGCGTCAGGTGGCGGCCTTGCCGGACCCGGTCGGCGCGATCCGTGACATGAGTTTCCGTCCGTCGGGTATTCAGGTCGGCAAGATGCGCGTGCCGCTGGGCGTGATCGGAATCATCTACGAGTCGCGGCCGAACGTGACCATTGATGCCGCGAGCCTGTGCCTGAAGTCCGGTAACGCGACCATCCTGCGTGGCGGTTCCGAGGCTATTCACTCCAATCGTGCCATCGCCGCCTGCATCCAGCGCGGCCTGGCCGAGGCCGATCTGCCGGCCGCCGTGGTGCAAGTGGTTGAAACCACCGATCGCGCGGCCGTCGGCGCGCTGATCACCATGCCTGAATATGTCGATGTCATCGTGCCGCGCGGCGGCCGTGGCCTGATCGAACGCGTCAGTCGTGATGCCCGGGTACCGGTGATCAAGCACCTGGACGGCATTTGCCACGTTTACGTGAGTGAACACGCCGAGCTGGCCAAGGCCCAGCGCATTGCCTTCAACGCCAAGACTTACCGTTATGGCATCTGCGGTGCCATGGAAACGCTGCTGGTGGATCACACCGTTGCCAAAGATTTCCTGCCAGCGATGGCGGCACAGTTCCGCGAAAAAGGCGTCGAACTGCGCGGTTGCGAGCGTACCCGGGCAATCATCGATGCCGTGGTCGCCACTGAAGAAGACTGGAGCACCGAATACCTGGCGCCAATCCTGTCGATCCGCGTGGTCGACGGGCTGGAGCAAGCCATCGAGCACATCAATCACTACGGTTCCCATCACACCGATTCGATTGTCAGCGAACACCAGGGCGACACCCGGCGTTTCGTGGCTGAAGTCGACTCCTCGTCGGTGATGATCAATACCCCGACATGCTTCGCCGATGGCTTCGAATACGGATTGGGTGCCGAGATCGGCATTTCTACTGATAAGCTGCACGCCCGCGGCCCGGTGGGTCTCGAAGGACTGACCTGCGAGAAGTACATCGTGGTCGGTGACGGGCAGTTGCGCGGACAGGAGCCGGCCTGA
- a CDS encoding C13 family peptidase, with protein sequence MRPLALLALTLMLTACGDGESPLPPDARLPDGGRYRGDLVNGLLQGKGRIDYPNGSWYAGEFDKGQWQGQGEWHGSNGEVYRGQFNQGLFEGQGALTTNASSYSGGFKAGRRNGEGTLKENGMSYRGEFKADQYAGLGRLELEDGSSYQGQFAHGKPNGEGQRGDGNGNQFTGHFVDGQLEGNGTFNSAEGDIYVGSFKNNQLHGKGRYENADGDVWLGQFKEGSLNGKGELIGTDGSHYIGQFNDWRFSGQGRLNLADGSFYTGQFDNDSYQGRGTLVLTDGTVLSGTWINGQRVRDAEGKLLPDTLELGLLAQGRLLDAALSNIPPSTPAVELYSLTLGGDGKQSVFLRESDYVANMLSTRFGAFGQIRLVNHRDHLADRPMATRENLRRAALTLAERSGPEDLIFIYLTSHGTSEHELVLDQPRMELADLPADELAAVLAPLKNRDKVIVISSCYSGGFIPALKDERTLIMTASRADRVSFGCSEEANFTYFGDALFVQALNQTDDLEQAFKLAKATVAERELADGFEASEPQIWAPKTVLSHWQLLRKQQARKALQSASMQSKDANSN encoded by the coding sequence ATGCGCCCACTTGCACTCCTTGCCTTGACCCTGATGCTCACCGCTTGCGGCGACGGCGAATCGCCTTTGCCCCCCGACGCCCGCTTGCCGGACGGCGGACGCTATCGCGGTGATCTGGTCAATGGCTTGCTGCAAGGCAAGGGGCGCATCGACTACCCGAACGGCAGCTGGTACGCCGGCGAGTTCGACAAAGGCCAGTGGCAGGGCCAGGGCGAGTGGCATGGCAGCAATGGCGAAGTCTATCGCGGGCAGTTCAATCAGGGACTGTTCGAAGGCCAGGGGGCGCTGACCACCAACGCCAGCAGCTACAGCGGTGGCTTCAAGGCTGGCCGGCGCAACGGCGAAGGAACACTCAAAGAAAACGGCATGAGCTATCGCGGCGAGTTCAAGGCTGATCAATACGCCGGCCTGGGCCGCCTCGAACTCGAAGACGGCAGCTCCTATCAGGGCCAGTTCGCTCACGGCAAACCCAATGGCGAAGGCCAGCGCGGCGACGGCAACGGCAATCAGTTCACCGGGCACTTCGTCGACGGCCAGCTGGAGGGCAACGGCACGTTCAACAGCGCCGAAGGCGACATCTATGTCGGCAGCTTCAAGAACAACCAACTGCACGGCAAAGGCCGCTACGAAAACGCGGACGGCGATGTCTGGCTGGGCCAGTTCAAGGAAGGTTCGCTGAACGGCAAGGGCGAGCTGATCGGCACCGACGGCAGCCACTACATCGGCCAGTTCAACGACTGGCGCTTTTCCGGCCAGGGCCGACTGAACCTCGCCGACGGCAGCTTCTACACCGGCCAGTTCGACAACGACAGTTACCAGGGGCGCGGCACGTTGGTGTTGACCGACGGCACCGTGCTCAGCGGCACCTGGATCAACGGCCAGCGCGTGCGCGACGCCGAGGGCAAATTGTTGCCAGACACATTGGAGCTCGGCCTGTTGGCACAGGGGCGCCTGCTCGATGCAGCACTGAGCAACATTCCGCCCTCGACCCCGGCGGTGGAGCTGTATTCGTTGACCCTGGGCGGTGATGGCAAGCAAAGTGTTTTTCTGCGCGAGTCGGACTACGTCGCCAATATGCTCTCCACCCGTTTCGGCGCCTTTGGCCAAATCCGCCTGGTGAACCATCGTGACCACCTCGCCGACCGCCCAATGGCTACCCGGGAAAACCTGCGACGTGCCGCCCTGACGCTGGCCGAACGCAGCGGTCCGGAAGACCTGATCTTCATCTACCTGACCAGTCATGGCACCAGTGAACATGAGCTGGTGCTGGACCAGCCGCGCATGGAACTGGCTGATCTGCCAGCCGACGAGTTGGCCGCTGTCCTTGCCCCGCTGAAAAACCGCGACAAGGTCATCGTGATTTCGTCTTGCTACTCCGGCGGCTTCATCCCCGCCCTCAAGGACGAGCGAACCCTGATCATGACGGCCTCGCGGGCCGACCGGGTGTCCTTCGGCTGCTCGGAGGAAGCCAACTTCACCTACTTCGGCGACGCCCTGTTCGTCCAGGCCCTGAACCAGACCGATGATCTGGAGCAGGCCTTCAAACTGGCCAAGGCCACTGTCGCCGAGCGTGAGCTGGCGGATGGTTTCGAAGCGTCCGAGCCTCAGATCTGGGCACCGAAAACCGTCCTCTCGCATTGGCAACTACTGCGTAAACAACAGGCACGAAAAGCACTGCAAAGTGCATCTATGCAAAGCAAGGATGCAAACAGCAACTAA
- a CDS encoding LrgB family protein, producing the protein MIFDWHGAWASVIHHPLFGIGITLGAYQLVLAAFEKTRWIFLQPVLVSMMLVIGVLVGCGLTYAEYRKSTEILSILLGPATVALAVPLYLNLRRIRQLFWPIFTTLVIGGVVATGMGVLLGWSFGAEHMILMTMAPKSVTSPIAMLVAEQIGGVAALAAVFVLITGVIGAIFGPALLTRLGVHSPEARGMALGMTAHAVGTSVALQESDECGAFAALAMSLMGVATAVFLPLAVSMVV; encoded by the coding sequence ATGATCTTCGACTGGCACGGCGCCTGGGCGTCGGTGATTCATCATCCGTTGTTCGGCATAGGCATTACCCTCGGCGCCTATCAACTCGTCCTTGCGGCGTTCGAGAAAACCCGCTGGATCTTTTTGCAGCCGGTGCTGGTCTCCATGATGCTGGTGATCGGCGTGCTGGTGGGCTGCGGCCTGACCTACGCCGAGTACCGCAAGAGCACCGAGATCCTGAGTATCCTGCTCGGTCCGGCCACGGTCGCCCTGGCGGTGCCGCTCTATCTCAACCTGCGACGGATTCGGCAGTTGTTCTGGCCGATATTTACTACGCTGGTGATAGGTGGGGTCGTGGCCACGGGGATGGGCGTGTTGCTGGGCTGGTCATTCGGTGCCGAGCACATGATTCTGATGACCATGGCACCGAAGTCGGTAACTTCGCCGATCGCCATGCTGGTGGCCGAGCAGATCGGCGGGGTCGCGGCACTGGCGGCGGTGTTCGTTCTGATTACTGGCGTGATCGGGGCGATTTTCGGTCCGGCCCTGTTGACCCGCCTCGGCGTGCATAGTCCGGAAGCCCGGGGCATGGCACTGGGCATGACGGCCCATGCGGTTGGCACGTCGGTGGCGTTGCAGGAAAGTGACGAGTGCGGCGCCTTCGCGGCGCTGGCGATGAGCCTGATGGGTGTGGCCACGGCGGTTTTCCTGCCGCTGGCGGTATCGATGGTGGTGTAA
- a CDS encoding YceK/YidQ family lipoprotein, translating to MNKLLVVLLALQLGGCATARTLDAAKPGAPVVYSGTRLDLYAMNGGCCAMDRFGAEAPGYPGIDLPASALLDTLLLPLSLLTVIGVSFQATGGL from the coding sequence ATGAATAAGCTGCTGGTGGTGCTGCTGGCGCTGCAATTGGGCGGATGCGCCACGGCGCGCACCCTCGATGCGGCCAAACCGGGCGCTCCGGTGGTGTACTCGGGGACTCGCCTGGATTTGTACGCGATGAACGGTGGGTGCTGTGCGATGGACCGATTCGGCGCCGAAGCGCCGGGCTATCCGGGCATCGATCTGCCGGCGAGTGCGTTGCTCGACACGCTGTTGTTACCGTTGTCGTTGTTGACGGTGATAGGGGTGAGTTTTCAGGCTACGGGTGGGTTGTAA
- a CDS encoding CidA/LrgA family protein codes for MLLRGLTWLVLFQLLGTAINHLFLPVLPGPIVGLLLLLVYLICRGQVGEPLNLAASSLLRYLPLLLVPPAVGVMVYAADIAADFWAIVGALVLSLLLSMAFAGVLMQRMVKRHAHSEDNQ; via the coding sequence ATGTTGTTACGGGGCCTGACTTGGCTGGTGCTGTTCCAATTGCTCGGCACTGCAATCAATCATTTGTTCTTGCCGGTGCTGCCGGGGCCGATTGTGGGGTTGCTACTGCTGCTGGTGTACCTCATCTGCCGCGGGCAGGTTGGCGAGCCGCTGAACCTGGCGGCCAGCAGCCTATTGCGCTACCTGCCACTGTTGCTGGTGCCGCCAGCCGTGGGCGTGATGGTCTATGCCGCTGACATCGCGGCGGATTTCTGGGCGATTGTCGGTGCGCTGGTATTGTCGCTGTTGCTTTCGATGGCCTTCGCCGGGGTGCTGATGCAGCGCATGGTCAAGCGTCACGCTCACTCCGAGGATAACCAATGA
- the ubiX gene encoding flavin prenyltransferase UbiX has protein sequence MNNGPERITLAMTGASGAQYGLRLLDCLVREDREVHFLISRAAQLVMATETDVTLPSKPQMMQAFLTEYTGAAAGQIRVYGREDWMSPVASGSGAPAAMVVVPCSTGTLSAIATGACNNLIERAADVTLKERRQLILVPREAPYSSIHLEHMLKLSNMGVTILPASPGFYHQPQTIDDLIDFVVARILNLLNIPQDMLPRWGEHHLTSDE, from the coding sequence ATGAACAACGGCCCGGAGCGCATTACCCTGGCGATGACCGGCGCTTCAGGCGCCCAGTACGGTTTGCGCCTGCTCGACTGCCTGGTGCGGGAAGATCGTGAAGTGCACTTCCTGATCTCCAGGGCCGCGCAGTTGGTAATGGCGACCGAAACGGACGTTACGCTGCCGTCCAAACCGCAGATGATGCAGGCCTTTCTCACCGAATACACGGGCGCTGCCGCCGGGCAGATTCGGGTGTACGGCAGGGAAGACTGGATGTCGCCGGTGGCCTCGGGCTCCGGCGCGCCAGCGGCGATGGTGGTGGTGCCGTGCTCCACTGGCACCTTGTCGGCCATCGCTACCGGTGCCTGCAACAACCTGATCGAGCGTGCCGCCGACGTGACGCTCAAAGAGCGTCGCCAGCTGATTCTGGTGCCCCGCGAGGCGCCGTATTCGAGCATTCACCTGGAGCACATGCTCAAGTTGTCGAACATGGGCGTGACCATCCTGCCGGCATCACCGGGCTTTTATCATCAGCCGCAAACCATCGACGACCTGATCGACTTTGTCGTCGCGCGGATTCTCAACCTGCTGAATATTCCTCAGGACATGCTGCCGCGTTGGGGCGAGCATCATCTGACCAGCGATGAATAA
- the rlmH gene encoding 23S rRNA (pseudouridine(1915)-N(3))-methyltransferase RlmH: MRLRLIAVGSRMPKWVEEGWHEYAKRLPSELALELVEIPLNTRGKNADVARFIRQEGEAMLAKVGPNERIVTLEVHGKPWSTEQLAVELDRWRLDSRTVNFMVGGPEGLAPEVCARADQRWSLSPLTLPHPLVRILIGEQLYRAWTVLSGHPYHK; this comes from the coding sequence GTGCGACTGCGACTGATCGCCGTCGGTTCACGCATGCCCAAATGGGTGGAAGAAGGCTGGCATGAATATGCCAAGCGTCTTCCGTCCGAGCTGGCGCTGGAACTGGTGGAAATACCGCTCAATACCCGTGGCAAGAACGCCGACGTGGCCCGCTTCATCCGTCAGGAAGGCGAAGCCATGCTGGCAAAGGTCGGGCCGAATGAGCGGATTGTCACTCTCGAAGTCCATGGCAAGCCCTGGAGCACCGAGCAACTGGCGGTCGAGCTCGATCGCTGGCGGCTGGACTCGCGTACGGTCAACTTCATGGTCGGCGGCCCCGAAGGGCTGGCGCCGGAAGTCTGTGCCCGGGCTGACCAGCGCTGGTCGTTGTCGCCGCTGACCTTGCCGCACCCGCTGGTGCGGATTCTGATCGGCGAACAGTTGTACCGTGCCTGGACCGTGTTGTCCGGTCACCCATACCACAAGTAG
- a CDS encoding LON peptidase substrate-binding domain-containing protein, translated as MSLPLFPLNTVLFPGCILDLQIFEARYLDMIGRCMKQGGGFGVVCILDGEEVGIAPAGYALVGCEALITDFKQQDNGLLGIRVQGGRRFHVLRTEVQRDQLTVAEVEWLEDEPEQPLQDEDADLVALLKALAEHPMVEALNMGTEATGQQSLANQLAYLLPFAELDKVDLLQLDDPQQRLDAIQALLDELQGELFA; from the coding sequence ATGAGTCTGCCGCTTTTTCCGTTGAACACAGTGCTGTTCCCAGGTTGCATCCTCGATTTGCAGATCTTCGAAGCGCGCTATCTGGACATGATCGGCCGCTGCATGAAACAGGGCGGCGGTTTCGGCGTGGTGTGCATCCTCGACGGCGAAGAAGTCGGGATCGCCCCGGCCGGCTACGCGCTGGTGGGCTGTGAAGCGCTGATTACCGATTTCAAACAGCAGGACAACGGCCTGCTGGGGATTCGGGTTCAGGGTGGGCGGCGTTTCCATGTATTACGAACGGAAGTTCAGCGCGATCAGTTGACCGTCGCCGAGGTCGAGTGGCTGGAAGACGAACCGGAACAGCCACTGCAGGATGAGGACGCCGACCTGGTCGCATTGCTCAAGGCCCTGGCGGAGCACCCGATGGTCGAAGCCTTGAACATGGGTACTGAAGCGACCGGTCAGCAGTCGCTGGCAAATCAGTTGGCGTACCTGCTGCCTTTTGCCGAACTGGACAAGGTCGATCTTTTGCAACTCGATGATCCGCAGCAACGACTGGATGCGATTCAGGCGTTGCTGGATGAGTTGCAGGGCGAGTTGTTTGCTTGA
- a CDS encoding bifunctional DedA family/phosphatase PAP2 family protein encodes MGQWLDSVTGWLTVNPQWLAAAIFLVAFVECLAIAGLIVPGTVLLFTVAVLAGSGALPLSETLLLGFLAGVLGDVVSYFLGRHFHQNIRRLPGLRHHPEWIAGAEAYFQRYGIASLLVGRFIGPLRPMLPMVAGMCDMPFPRFIAVSLLAGAGWSVAYLLPGWATGAAIRLPLPEGFWLQAGIVAGGIAVMVGLSATSSLRQHRRATSIIAGMSFLLLAGLFIGYPYLSALDQGLMTLVQEHRSPMLDEVAVVFTLIGEFHNMLLFSTLLTGLLLLMRQWRPAIFAGSTLLFTALANTATKQFFARVRPEVLSDPLTSYSMPSGHASGSFALFLTLAVLAGRGQPPRMRLTWLLVGCLPAMAIALSRVYLGAHWPTDVMAGAMLAACVCAASLWLIQHKEPLNALPPKVWWLVLPALLALFGFFVLRHLPHTMLRYAY; translated from the coding sequence ATGGGCCAATGGCTCGATAGCGTGACCGGTTGGTTGACGGTCAATCCGCAATGGCTCGCGGCGGCAATATTTCTGGTGGCCTTTGTGGAATGCCTCGCGATTGCCGGGCTGATCGTCCCCGGCACGGTTTTGCTGTTTACCGTTGCGGTATTGGCCGGCAGCGGTGCGTTGCCGCTTAGTGAAACCTTGCTGCTGGGTTTCCTCGCTGGCGTATTGGGCGACGTGGTTTCGTATTTCCTTGGACGGCACTTTCATCAGAATATCCGGCGCTTGCCCGGTTTGCGTCATCACCCGGAATGGATTGCCGGGGCCGAGGCCTACTTCCAGCGCTATGGCATCGCCAGCCTGCTGGTCGGGCGTTTTATCGGGCCATTGCGGCCGATGCTGCCGATGGTCGCTGGCATGTGCGACATGCCCTTCCCACGCTTCATTGCCGTCAGCCTGCTGGCCGGTGCAGGATGGTCGGTGGCCTACCTGTTGCCCGGCTGGGCTACCGGCGCGGCGATTCGCTTGCCGCTACCCGAAGGTTTCTGGCTCCAGGCAGGAATCGTTGCCGGCGGCATTGCCGTGATGGTCGGGCTGAGTGCCACCAGTAGCCTGCGCCAGCATCGCCGGGCCACATCGATAATCGCCGGCATGAGTTTTCTCCTCCTGGCAGGGCTGTTCATCGGCTATCCGTACCTGAGTGCCCTTGATCAAGGCTTGATGACTCTGGTGCAGGAACATCGCAGCCCGATGCTCGATGAGGTGGCGGTAGTCTTCACGCTGATCGGCGAATTCCACAACATGCTGTTGTTCAGCACGCTACTGACCGGCTTGCTGTTGCTGATGCGTCAATGGCGCCCGGCGATTTTCGCCGGGAGCACCCTGCTCTTCACCGCATTGGCGAACACCGCGACCAAACAGTTCTTTGCCCGCGTGCGCCCCGAAGTGCTGAGCGATCCGCTGACCAGCTACAGCATGCCCAGCGGCCATGCGTCGGGCTCTTTTGCGCTGTTCCTGACTCTCGCCGTACTGGCGGGCCGCGGACAGCCGCCGCGGATGCGCCTGACCTGGCTATTGGTGGGCTGCCTGCCAGCGATGGCTATTGCGCTGTCGCGGGTATACCTCGGCGCGCATTGGCCGACCGATGTCATGGCCGGCGCGATGCTGGCGGCATGCGTCTGTGCAGCCAGCCTGTGGCTGATCCAACACAAGGAACCGCTCAACGCCTTGCCACCCAAGGTCTGGTGGCTGGTGTTGCCGGCGTTGCTGGCATTGTTCGGTTTCTTCGTACTGCGGCATTTACCGCATACGATGTTGCGGTATGCCTATTAA
- a CDS encoding DNA-3-methyladenine glycosylase, which translates to MSNLTVRASATSLPTGLPDGFFDRDAQILARDLLGKVIRHRVGDLWLSARIIETEAYYCAEKGSHASLGYTEKRKALFLDGGHIYMYYARGGDSLNFSAQGPGNAVLIKSAYPWIDELSGPASLAQMLLNNPDAQGHPRPSQKLCAGQTLLCKALGLKVPVWDAKRFDHEALLVEHVGQTPAHIIQTTRLGIPHGRDEHLMYRFVDGAYAAYCTRNPLRRGQVEGRDYFVLS; encoded by the coding sequence ATGTCCAATCTGACTGTTCGAGCGTCCGCTACGAGCCTGCCCACGGGCCTCCCGGACGGTTTTTTCGACCGTGACGCGCAAATTCTGGCCCGGGATTTACTCGGCAAAGTCATCCGCCATCGAGTTGGCGACCTGTGGCTGAGTGCGCGGATCATCGAGACCGAAGCCTATTACTGCGCGGAAAAAGGCAGCCACGCGTCCCTCGGCTACACAGAAAAACGTAAGGCTTTGTTTCTGGATGGCGGCCACATCTATATGTATTACGCCCGCGGTGGCGACTCCCTTAATTTCAGCGCCCAAGGGCCCGGTAACGCCGTACTGATCAAGTCTGCGTACCCGTGGATCGATGAATTGAGCGGGCCGGCCAGCCTGGCACAGATGCTTTTGAACAATCCCGATGCCCAGGGCCACCCTCGCCCGTCACAAAAACTCTGCGCCGGGCAAACCCTGCTGTGCAAGGCGCTGGGCCTGAAAGTGCCGGTGTGGGACGCCAAACGCTTCGATCATGAAGCTCTGTTGGTGGAGCACGTCGGCCAGACACCCGCGCACATCATCCAGACTACCCGCCTGGGCATCCCCCACGGGCGCGATGAACATCTGATGTACCGCTTCGTCGACGGCGCCTACGCTGCTTACTGCACGCGCAATCCGCTGCGTCGCGGGCAAGTCGAAGGTCGCGATTATTTTGTGCTGTCCTGA
- a CDS encoding oxidoreductase has translation MYLTPQHVLLAGATGLTGEHLLDRLLNEPTITRVLAPSRRPLAEHPHLENPVGDPKAFLPQLNGRVDIAYCCLGTTIKQAGSEQAFRAVDLDMVVAFAKRAREMGARHLIVISALGADRRSSIFYNRVKGEMEHALRAQDWPQLTICRPSLLLGERTEPRLGEKVAGPLSRLIPGKYHGIEACQLARAMWRLALEEQDGVRIVESDELRKLGK, from the coding sequence ATGTACTTGACGCCTCAGCATGTGCTGCTCGCCGGAGCCACCGGTTTGACGGGTGAACATCTGCTTGATCGCCTACTTAACGAGCCAACGATTACCCGGGTATTGGCCCCTTCACGCCGTCCACTGGCCGAGCATCCGCACTTGGAAAACCCGGTCGGTGACCCGAAGGCGTTCCTGCCACAACTGAACGGGCGGGTCGATATCGCCTATTGCTGCCTTGGCACCACGATCAAGCAGGCAGGCTCCGAACAGGCGTTTCGCGCGGTGGACCTGGACATGGTGGTGGCATTCGCCAAACGTGCCCGGGAAATGGGCGCACGGCACTTGATCGTGATCAGTGCCTTGGGAGCCGATCGTAGATCGTCGATTTTCTACAACCGGGTCAAAGGCGAGATGGAGCACGCCTTGCGCGCGCAGGACTGGCCGCAGCTGACCATCTGCCGGCCTTCGCTGTTGCTGGGCGAACGCACCGAACCGCGACTGGGCGAGAAAGTCGCCGGGCCGTTGTCTCGGCTGATCCCTGGCAAATACCATGGTATCGAGGCCTGCCAACTGGCTCGCGCGATGTGGCGCCTGGCGCTGGAAGAGCAGGACGGGGTCAGGATTGTCGAGTCGGATGAGTTGCGCAAACTCGGCAAGTAA